A window of Mixophyes fleayi isolate aMixFle1 chromosome 10, aMixFle1.hap1, whole genome shotgun sequence contains these coding sequences:
- the NPAS4 gene encoding neuronal PAS domain-containing protein 4 isoform X1 has protein sequence MYRSTKGASKARRDQINAEIRNLKDLLPISEGDKVRLSYLHIMSLACIYTRKSVFFSRGQQINALEGLLSSQDLQDFVHSLPGFLLTYTSEGKLIYVSENVTDHLGHSMVDLVAQGDSIYDIIDPCDHFVMRNQLALPSSLDSERMFRCRFNTSKTARRQSAGNKLVLIRGMFQQSPSGTYWSSNPVFTAFCIPLDPKPRITYNHFLLDIFESRHAKNLSVLDVSESTVLHLGYEKNELVCKSWYGLIHPEDLTHLSTQHYKLLSESTECRAEVVLRLQRKDQHWIWVYSLMLLENTDAPITSYNYIISEAEAWCLRQQLTSEESPLTFSVGGPPSYQETLLSPADLSSPDQVFTPLTNTPTSISQSFEFSEPVPISPEDPILCQNATPIMEDAVAAEGQLENQSLFSLYQPAPYDQSFTRDQVGKVPSKDFTCTPPYTPHQNCTFLFGAPESAPQTSSEKDSTTLNPELYYSYCSSLYEKLPPTPDSPGDGGDCTVMTVPEIPGPLFVDLPMLPEGLVTPETSPINQAIFRYSEQEKNEIDLLVKQIGSLANVFSNVATKDIPCSESMVLSGHGLACRSVSLPTSLQDADVSVNFPRSWKSIDLSLFLACQEQSIPSGSHPVCSLFKDFPDSPPFAAMGSPCSPLEEDEVGGDLSVSPSITSNVTTDLSPEECNFLEELMSYKTDLEAGASEIQCDRFNDELYQLQIQLQDGFHQGELLVTVVSGYSLENSEIHETKLITRLRCC, from the exons ATGTACAGGTCTACTAAAGGCGCCTCAAAAGCCAGAAGGGACCAGATTAATGCAGAGATTCGGAACTTGAAAGATCTCCTTCCTATCTCTGAAGGTGACAAAGTGCGGCTATCTTACCTTCACATCATGTCGCTTGCTTGTATTTACACCAGAAAGTCTGTATTCTTCTCCAGAG GTCAACAGATTAATGCATTAGAAGGTCTGCTCTCCAGCCAAGACTTACAAGATTTTGTCCACAGCCTTCCAGGATTTCTGCTAACCTATACCAGTGAAGGAAAGCTGATATATGTATCAGAAAATGTAACTGATCATCTTGGACATTCAATG GTTGATTTGGTCGCTCAAGGAGACAGCATCTATGACATCATTGACCCCTGTGATCATTTTGTCATGAGGAATCAACTGGCTCTTCCATCCTCTCTTGATAGTG AGAGAATGTTCAGGTGCAGATTCAATACCTCAAAGACAGCCAGGAGGCAGAGTGCTGGTAACAAGCTCGTCCTCATACGGGGGATGTTTCAGCAGTCCCCATCTGGCACCTACTGGTCATCTAATCCAGTTTTCACAGCCTTCTGCATTCCTCTTGACCCAAAGCCAAGAATAACCTATAACCATTTCCTACTAGACATCTTTGAGAGTCGTCATGCCAAGAATCTTTCCGTGCTCGACGTGTCTGAGAG TACCGTTTTGCACTTGGGTTATGAGAAAAATGAGTTGGTCTGCAAGTCGTGGTACGGTCTAATTCATCCTGAAGATCTCACCCACCTATCCACACAGCATTACAAACTAC TAAGCGAGTCTACTGAATGCAGAGCAGAAGTGGTTTTACGTCTGCAGAGAAAAGATCAACATTGGATATGGGTGTATTCTCTCATGTTACTGGAAAATACGGATGCCCCAATCACTTCATATAACTATATAATAAG TGAGGCCGAGGCCTGGTGCTTGAGGCAGCAGCTGACTTCAGAGGAATCTCCGCTTACTTTCTCAGTGGGTGGTCCTCCTTCTTACCAAGAGACCCTACTCTCCCCAGCAGACCTTTCCAGCCCAGACCAAGTCTTCACTCCCCTCACAAACACACCTACAAGCATCAGCCAGTCCTTTGAGTTCTCAGAGCCTGTGCCTATCAGCCCAGAAGATCCAATCTTGTGCCAGAATGCTACACCAATTATGGAAGATGCTGTTGCCGCTGAGGGACAATTAGAAAACCAGTCTCTCTTTTCTCTTTATCAACCAGCACCATATGATCAGAGCTTTACCAGAGATCAAGTTGGGAAAGTACCTTCGAAAGATTTCACCTGCACTCCCCCCTACACTCCACACCAAAACTGTACTTTCCTTTTTGGTGCTCCAGAAAGTGCTCCTCAAACATCTTCTGAAAAAGACTCTACTACCCTAAACCCAGAACTCTATTACTCTTACTGCAGCTCCCTCTATGAGAAGCTGCCCCCAACTCCCGATAGCCCTGGGGATGGTGGAGACTGCACAGTGATGACAGTACCAGAAATACCTGGCCCTCTCTTTGTGGATCTGCCAATGCTTCCTGAGGGGTTAGTGACCCCAGAAACATCGCCCATTAACCAAGCAATCTTCAGGTATTCAGAACAAGAGAAGAATGAAATAGATCTCTTGGTCAAACAGATTGGCTCTTTGGCCAATGTCTTCAGTAATGTGGCTACTAAAGATATTCCATGCTCTGAGAGTATGGTATTGAGTGGTCATGGACTGGCATGCCGAAGTGTTTCCCTCCCTACCAGTCTTCAAGATGCAGATGTTAGTGTTAATTTTCCTCGATCCTGGAAGAGCATTGACCTTTCCCTTTTCTTGGCATGTCAAGAGCAATCTATACCCTCCGGTAGTCATCCGGTTTGCAGCCTTTTCAAAGACTTTCCCGATTCTCCACCTTTTGCAGCCATGGGGTCTCCCTGCAGCCCCTTGGAGGAGGATGAAGTAGGAGGGGACCTCTCCGTATCTCCATCCATAACTTCGAACGTGACGACTGATCTGTCGCCAGAAGAATGTAACTTTTTAGAGGAACTGATGTCCTACAAAACAGACCTTGAGGCAGGTGCCTCAGAGATTCAATGTGACCGGTTTAATGATGAGTTGTATCAACTCCAGATTCAGCTGCAAGACGGCTTCCATCAAGGTGAGCTATTAGTGACAGTTGTATCAGGCTACAGTTTAGAGAATTCTGAAATACATGAAACAAAGCTTATAACTAGACTCAGATGTTGTTAA
- the NPAS4 gene encoding neuronal PAS domain-containing protein 4 isoform X2 has translation MYRSTKGASKARRDQINAEIRNLKDLLPISEGDKVRLSYLHIMSLACIYTRKSVFFSRGQQINALEGLLSSQDLQDFVHSLPGFLLTYTSEGKLIYVSENVTDHLGHSMVDLVAQGDSIYDIIDPCDHFVMRNQLALPSSLDSERMFRCRFNTSKTARRQSAGNKLVLIRGMFQQSPSGTYWSSNPVFTAFCIPLDPKPRITYNHFLLDIFESRHAKNLSVLDVSESTVLHLGYEKNELVCKSWYGLIHPEDLTHLSTQHYKLLSESTECRAEVVLRLQRKDQHWIWVYSLMLLENTDAPITSYNYIISEAEAWCLRQQLTSEESPLTFSVGGPPSYQETLLSPADLSSPDQVFTPLTNTPTSISQSFEFSEPVPISPEDPILCQNATPIMEDAVAAEGQLENQSLFSLYQPAPYDQSFTRDQVGKVPSKDFTCTPPYTPHQNCTFLFGAPESAPQTSSEKDSTTLNPELYYSYCSSLYEKLPPTPDSPGDGGDCTVMTVPEIPGPLFVDLPMLPEGLVTPETSPINQAIFRYSEQEKNEIDLLVKQIGSLANVFSNVATKDIPCSESMVLSGHGLACRSVSLPTSLQDADVSVNFPRSWKSIDLSLFLACQEQSIPSGSHPVCSLFKDFPDSPPFAAMGSPCSPLEEDEVGGDLSVSPSITSNVTTDLSPEECNFLEELMSYKTDLEAGASEIQCDRFNDELYQLQIQLQDGFHQDGSGKPSF, from the exons ATGTACAGGTCTACTAAAGGCGCCTCAAAAGCCAGAAGGGACCAGATTAATGCAGAGATTCGGAACTTGAAAGATCTCCTTCCTATCTCTGAAGGTGACAAAGTGCGGCTATCTTACCTTCACATCATGTCGCTTGCTTGTATTTACACCAGAAAGTCTGTATTCTTCTCCAGAG GTCAACAGATTAATGCATTAGAAGGTCTGCTCTCCAGCCAAGACTTACAAGATTTTGTCCACAGCCTTCCAGGATTTCTGCTAACCTATACCAGTGAAGGAAAGCTGATATATGTATCAGAAAATGTAACTGATCATCTTGGACATTCAATG GTTGATTTGGTCGCTCAAGGAGACAGCATCTATGACATCATTGACCCCTGTGATCATTTTGTCATGAGGAATCAACTGGCTCTTCCATCCTCTCTTGATAGTG AGAGAATGTTCAGGTGCAGATTCAATACCTCAAAGACAGCCAGGAGGCAGAGTGCTGGTAACAAGCTCGTCCTCATACGGGGGATGTTTCAGCAGTCCCCATCTGGCACCTACTGGTCATCTAATCCAGTTTTCACAGCCTTCTGCATTCCTCTTGACCCAAAGCCAAGAATAACCTATAACCATTTCCTACTAGACATCTTTGAGAGTCGTCATGCCAAGAATCTTTCCGTGCTCGACGTGTCTGAGAG TACCGTTTTGCACTTGGGTTATGAGAAAAATGAGTTGGTCTGCAAGTCGTGGTACGGTCTAATTCATCCTGAAGATCTCACCCACCTATCCACACAGCATTACAAACTAC TAAGCGAGTCTACTGAATGCAGAGCAGAAGTGGTTTTACGTCTGCAGAGAAAAGATCAACATTGGATATGGGTGTATTCTCTCATGTTACTGGAAAATACGGATGCCCCAATCACTTCATATAACTATATAATAAG TGAGGCCGAGGCCTGGTGCTTGAGGCAGCAGCTGACTTCAGAGGAATCTCCGCTTACTTTCTCAGTGGGTGGTCCTCCTTCTTACCAAGAGACCCTACTCTCCCCAGCAGACCTTTCCAGCCCAGACCAAGTCTTCACTCCCCTCACAAACACACCTACAAGCATCAGCCAGTCCTTTGAGTTCTCAGAGCCTGTGCCTATCAGCCCAGAAGATCCAATCTTGTGCCAGAATGCTACACCAATTATGGAAGATGCTGTTGCCGCTGAGGGACAATTAGAAAACCAGTCTCTCTTTTCTCTTTATCAACCAGCACCATATGATCAGAGCTTTACCAGAGATCAAGTTGGGAAAGTACCTTCGAAAGATTTCACCTGCACTCCCCCCTACACTCCACACCAAAACTGTACTTTCCTTTTTGGTGCTCCAGAAAGTGCTCCTCAAACATCTTCTGAAAAAGACTCTACTACCCTAAACCCAGAACTCTATTACTCTTACTGCAGCTCCCTCTATGAGAAGCTGCCCCCAACTCCCGATAGCCCTGGGGATGGTGGAGACTGCACAGTGATGACAGTACCAGAAATACCTGGCCCTCTCTTTGTGGATCTGCCAATGCTTCCTGAGGGGTTAGTGACCCCAGAAACATCGCCCATTAACCAAGCAATCTTCAGGTATTCAGAACAAGAGAAGAATGAAATAGATCTCTTGGTCAAACAGATTGGCTCTTTGGCCAATGTCTTCAGTAATGTGGCTACTAAAGATATTCCATGCTCTGAGAGTATGGTATTGAGTGGTCATGGACTGGCATGCCGAAGTGTTTCCCTCCCTACCAGTCTTCAAGATGCAGATGTTAGTGTTAATTTTCCTCGATCCTGGAAGAGCATTGACCTTTCCCTTTTCTTGGCATGTCAAGAGCAATCTATACCCTCCGGTAGTCATCCGGTTTGCAGCCTTTTCAAAGACTTTCCCGATTCTCCACCTTTTGCAGCCATGGGGTCTCCCTGCAGCCCCTTGGAGGAGGATGAAGTAGGAGGGGACCTCTCCGTATCTCCATCCATAACTTCGAACGTGACGACTGATCTGTCGCCAGAAGAATGTAACTTTTTAGAGGAACTGATGTCCTACAAAACAGACCTTGAGGCAGGTGCCTCAGAGATTCAATGTGACCGGTTTAATGATGAGTTGTATCAACTCCAGATTCAGCTGCAAGACGGCTTCCATCAAG aTGGAAGTGGAAAACCTTCGTTTTGA